The Bacillota bacterium sequence TCCAGCCGGTTTGTAATCATTTCCTCCTCAATATTCGTACAAGCACCGGCCAGCCTCTTAATTGGATCTAGAAACCTCTGACGCCTTCTGTACTCCTTGCAGGCTTTATTTGCGGCGATCCGAAGCAGCCAGCCTGCGATTTTTTCCGGGTTCTTTAACCGGTCGAGGTGTTCCATTGCGGCAAGGAAAGTATCCTGAACAACGTCTTCGGCAGAGGGCCGGTCTTGAAGAATG is a genomic window containing:
- a CDS encoding sigma-70 family RNA polymerase sigma factor encodes the protein MFKKLSGSQEEAMKILFELFSPKVFQIAYYILQDRPSAEDVVQDTFLAAMEHLDRLKNPEKIAGWLLRIAANKACKEYRRRQRFLDPIKRLAGACTNIEEEMITNRLDMYKALRNLPYKNQIVIFLKYYYELTTKQIAELLNIPEGTVKSRIVKI